The Tubulanus polymorphus chromosome 4, tnTubPoly1.2, whole genome shotgun sequence genomic interval GATGAAAAGACAAGACCATGCATTATCGCTAGTGACTTACTTCGAGACAATGTTGATAGAGGACAAGACAGGCCAGATGATCAAATAGTCGATTTCGTGCCCAGGAAAATTCAGCGATGATTTCATCGAGTTTATGAGATACTGAAAACAGGACGAAACATAGAAATAACGAAATATGAAAACACTTCCATTCAATATACCAATAGGTAAAGGGGTCAGGTTGTTGAACATAACCAAAATACGAGGGGTcaattgctcaaaagttggttacagATAACTGGCGGATAAATaccgtagtaacaatgaaattttaattgtccctatgtcaactatccactggttaagtTTAACCAACTTATGAGCAACTCGCCCCAGGACTCTTCACACAATTCTTCCAGATTTTTCACATTCTAAGGTACAATAAAATAGATCAACTCTAAGCCCTGCATCTATACAGATTTTCTATTCTACCTTTAATTTTCCAGAACGGTTCCGAGATGAAATTCTGCACTTGTTTATATCGTTCTACGACGAAACCAAGCGTCGGGAATTGACAGCTCCCGTAGCTGATCAACTGTTCGGCTAAAACGTTCGGAAAAACTTTCTGAAGCCGCAACGTTTGAAATCGCGTGAACGCTGCCCCGATTCTTAAATCAAGCTCCTGTCGAACATCGACTGCATTGCTGACATTCTCATCCGGTTCGAGCAGATTACGACACGCTCTTTGAATTGCTCTGCAACAAAAAAATAGGACAGTCAACAAAACATGTGAACCAAACTATTACTTTCTTAAGCAAAAGTTTTGCAGGTTTCAATTGGTCTCCATCGACTCAGGAATTATCTTCTGGCGCGTTCGTTTCGAACAGAATACACTCCACTAagatctgtaaacctgatggCAGCCTAATGGCTGATCGCTAAAAACTGGAATCCAGAATAACAATTCTTATACCAAAATATATTCttcaatcgaaacctgccCAAATCTTGTTGAGAAATTAATCTTTTTGTTGGTTTTCTTGGGATCTACAGTCTTCCTAAAGCCAATACGGTACTTACTGAGGTGTTATTTCCGAGAATCTGGCCCTGTAAACTCTGATATTAGGTTTCACtgcaataatgataataaacaataataataataaaaatatgagcAATTTGTAAAGCAACTTTCCACGTATGAATGCGATGACAGACAATGGAGAAACAAGGACAACAACACATACCAGCTCGACAAACATTTATGATTTCAAAACCGATGTTTTCTCCCTCTCTATCTCCATCAGTCCAGATTATTAGAGTAGAACAGCCTCTCACCTCACGTTCTAATGTTCGCTGAAATCATGACAATAGTAATTCACAGGTCAAATTTTAGATCATTAGAAAACCTGCACTTTAACTCGAAGATGTCTAAccttgatatttttgaaattatcgggacaatatttttcaactgggGCATCGAATAGAGCAGTAGGACTGCATCCAGTCCTGAAATGAAGTAAACAAATATCTTCATACTTAGTTATTGATCTTCAAAATGTTTGTGGGAAGGTATAATTTGAGTATATGGACTCAAATTCCAGAGATGACTTGTTGCGGTTAccattttttgaaatgtcCGACGAATTCTAATGCCAACAGATGTCCAGAAACTGATGTCATTGTCATTTTACTGGGCTGGTTGAGAATAGTATAGTCGAATTCGTACAGCTTATTAAACTTTGAAAATCCTTCCCTCTGGAACGAAAcgtaaaatcaaaatcttaaGAATCAAGGATTTTGGTTATGATGATGTTCAACTTCTTCCAATAAATAAATCACAATAAAACATAGACAGAAAttgtttgattattatacGCGGGATCTAATTAAACTATCtcactcaacaaatttccctgaatttcatcttttttattttaattccCTGACTATTTTAAAGTGAAGAAAATCCTGGTAAGTGGTTACCCTGTGTGTATACTAAGGGATAGTGGTACCgattatcattgatactgagtgcaattattatcatcagaggctgcagttgctcataAGAGGATCCATATTTCATACTTTCTTAAAATCCCCGGTATTAGCAAGAATCGATATGGATATTAGCTGTGATTTAACTATACGTACGCGATCATAGCGTCCACGCGACATTATTTCACTCAATGATTTCGCCGCATCATTTTTCTCGGCGACGTTTAGAACTCTGACTGGCATATTCACTGTAGTATTCGTATGGTTATTGcgatgaatatgattttcaggcaACAAAAATCTTTTATCGAGGAATTTGGGCAAAGCACCGGATCGTCGAAATTGTCGTGaaaaaacccggaagtaaaggtttttcgtaaatttcatatcaaatcaACAGTTTTCACGAAGGCCGAATGTTTATTATTCATCTTGAAACATCCTTTGCATAAATCTTTAGAGTCTGGTTACATTTATATAGAAATTACTAATGGATTTCGACCATAAATCCGCTTCAATTAGGAAAGatttaagaaaatattttttgaccAACGCGCCATTCTTAAACGCCCGCAATACGGCGATGGAGGTGTCATTTTGCGACattaaattgttattttgatcaAGTTCGATGAATTCTACctataaatctaattgaaaGAAAATCAGGAATCATAATTTTGACAAAATTAATTGATGaaaagatttaaattttatattcaattacgACAgtgtttcataataataattaaattcaattgttaCTTTATTGATTTCATAATGATGGCATCGATACTCTTTGGAAAAGTTGGAAAACTAGCGAATAGAAATGTTTTGCGGTCTATGTGTTTGGTGCAGGCAACACAGAAATCTATTCTGACCGATGTTTCGAGGTTAGTTACGTGTTTATGCCCTCTGAGTGTTTTAAGCCCTCTTCCAGTTCCAGTCGACTTGTCATCTCTAGTCTCAGTCTCATCTGATCATCATTCGATTCTTCAATATTTCAGGCATTCAATAGTGGCTATCATTACTGGACCCAGTCACAGATGCTTCCATTTATCCAATCTCACTCGACGGAAACTCAGCGACGAAGAGTTAGCGAATGAAGGCCCGACGCCTTATTCTAAAAGTAAAGCCAGGGATTATAAAGCTACGGACACGTTCATGGCCAACACAGGACGGCCAGAATACCAGCCGCTGATATTGATGACCAGTTTAGCCGTGTTTATGGTTTACTTTTTCTACCTGAGGGAAGAAAATGACATCGatatcatgttatatcagCCGCTGGAACATCACATCGAAGGAATGGACGAAGAACAATTGAATATAATGATTCGACAATCCAGATCTGTGGGTAGAAACACTGACGAACTCGAACTCAAACAGCTGGAACTTCGTAAAAAAAGACTGGCTTCGAAGAAGCCACAAGAAAGTGAACAACTTTAACGATTACCAGTTTAGTAGTATTAGTATTAGATGAAAGAGTGTAAAGCTTGATGAGAAATATATGTACATTTTTGGTTGAGAGAAGCGTCTATTtgttttgtattctatttgaTGTAGCCGGTATAATCAAAAACTAACTGATGTTGTAGTTATGTTCATGATGAAATACATTTAATTTAAGGAATGTGAAGTTCCACCTAATTAAAGTGAAGTATTCAACTCAGGTATAGTTATAGggccattcatttattacgtgcgcattaggggaggggttCAGCGCAATTGCGTACTGCAATGCTTACTGTATACTAAATATGGCCGACTTTGCGTACTaaggaggggggttgaaaaatgcAAATTGTATGCGtaagtaataaatgaatgatccctatgTACTATGGAAAATACCATAATTCAAGACTAAAATCTTATTGTATAGGATCCTTGTTGTAAGCTTTGTTATTACTACATCCTTCTGTGGCCTAGATGATCGTCTGGCATCAGATGCTGTCATGAGGAAGCCCATTTCTCAGGTAGGGCTAAAGCCATTTGTATATTTCCCAGAAACTCTGCGCCGACAGTAGTGCTTCTTTTGTCCAGCCTGTGAAGCATACAGAAACAAGTGTACCCTTTAAACCACCACCAGTGAAACCTCCAAAATATGACAATAGTTGGCAGCTCCTCAAGATGTCCCCGAAACCATCCTTACAAGAATTAATGAGATCGAAGGAAAATCCACAATTTGCTCGACATCACAACTTCTCAATAATCATAAACAAACCAACAGAACAAGTTACATCAGATCCACTTAAAATTTATTCTGTTATGTACAActtgataattttgaaataagttaCTAAATTTGCCGACAAGGTTTTTAACATAGAATCCAAATTTCAAACCCAACTTCTCACCAATTGGCCAAGCATGGAAGGGTACATTACAATCAATAAAATGTTGCGCAATCATATGAAATAACTTAGTCCGACATTCCAATTCAATTGtcaaatacattcaaataatttattggcAACAATAGAAGTAGACTGACTGATATTGCTGAAGCACGCTGATATGTCTTCACTTGGTTTCATCTAAAATCCATAAACACATATAAAAATACCTTTTCTTCGAACCAAGAGACAGATCTAATAAACCGGAAgctaattttggcccaaacaTCGAAAACTGAACCTTCCATGCATTGCGCTAATATTATTTCTACCCCCTACGAAATACAAACTTAGATTACACATTAAAATGAACAGCACAACAGCTTACACATGTATCATCGCCGGGAGCCAAACGACGGACCACCCTGAGACGATCCTAAGTCTAATCCACCGACGACGAGCATCAAGAAAATTATGTACACAAAATAGGACTATAATGACCGGAGATGTGAAGCTATAacgatgaaatgtttttttctttttcgcgtACGAGAAGTAGTTTTTCCTAGAAGTCCACGAACAATGAATGGATAATGCTGAGTGAGATTTGCACAGCAAATACGTATTATATTCTGATATGACGTGCGCGCGATGGTTATTATCATgatcttaacatttttttctagtttactttatataaaatccaaatttacaCGGTATGAAAAGTTTGTAGTTTTATAGAATAATATGTTCTAAAAGTATGTATACACAAATGTCGCTGAGGACTTCCTGAATGAacacgtttttttttatttgtagttTGTCTATTTATGCGATGGTTCCCTGCGAGTGTTGACGCTCTACCGATTACGCACGTTCTCCACGGATACGTCGCGCCAGTTGAATGTCCTTCGGCATAATCGTGACGCGTTTCGCGTGAATCGCACACAAGTTCGTGTCCTCGAACAGACCGACCAAGTAGGCTTCGCTAGCCTCCtgcaaaatacaaaacaaatatCACTGATTAGAATGGGAGACAACATTAAACCAATTGACAAGtaatctgaaatatttcattgaccaatattcaaacatttcaaattcctTGATTTTCCATTTATTATTGAGTTCGAAAGCTAACTGAGAATTTCTTTGTCTTAGTGCAACTTCTTAGACATGCCTTAATCATTCAGATACCATAGATCTCAACTTTTCAAGGCCAGTGTATTTCCCAGACTATAGCTATGCGAATATACTCGGACAGACATTTTGAGGAGAATTTTCAGACTTGTTTTCGAAATTGAGATTTTTACATTATGTCGTCATTGTTACACGGAAACAAAGAAGGAGTATTATTGATTGCGCAACATTCGGAATTAGTGATGTCATCATATATCTTACCTGAAGAGCACCGATAGCTGCACTTTGGAAACGTAAATCTGTTTTGAAATCCTGAGCGATCTCTCGAACGAGACGTTGGAATGGTAGTTTTCTGATGAGTAATTCAGTAGATTTCTGGTAACGACGGATTTCTCTCAAAGCGACCGTACCCGGTCTGTATCTGTGCGGTTTCTTCACTCCTCCGGTAGATGGCGCACTCTTACGGGCTGCCTTGGTCGCCAGTTGTTTACGTGGCGCTTTACCACCAGTGGATTTACGAGCTGTCTGCTTGGTACGAGCCATCTTTTATCTGTAAATGAGaaagtttcaaaattcattcgAGAACTTAGAATAGATTTTGACAAGCTTCTAAATTAAATATTCCATATAAAGTCTTgccagttttttttaaagaaaaattacattaaCAGGCCTCAATGGAATAATAGATCAATAACAGCCCGAGGTAGGCCTAGGTCACCAAGATAAACCAATAACAGAAAACTAGGGGAACCGgtctctgaaaataaatagcGC includes:
- the LOC141904244 gene encoding uncharacterized protein LOC141904244; translated protein: MMASILFGKVGKLANRNVLRSMCLVQATQKSILTDVSRHSIVAIITGPSHRCFHLSNLTRRKLSDEELANEGPTPYSKSKARDYKATDTFMANTGRPEYQPLILMTSLAVFMVYFFYLREENDIDIMLYQPLEHHIEGMDEEQLNIMIRQSRSVGRNTDELELKQLELRKKRLASKKPQESEQL
- the LOC141904647 gene encoding histone H3.3A is translated as MARTKQTARKSTGGKAPRKQLATKAARKSAPSTGGVKKPHRYRPGTVALREIRRYQKSTELLIRKLPFQRLVREIAQDFKTDLRFQSAAIGALQEASEAYLVGLFEDTNLCAIHAKRVTIMPKDIQLARRIRGERA